One Thermoanaerobacter kivui genomic window, TTGTCTGTTGCTACCATTGCAGAAGATATATAAGTAGTCACAGTAGCTAAAATAGGAATTATATAATAAGGGTCCTTTTGTGCAAGGCTATGCATCCATAAAAAAGAAGCAGTAGAAAAAGCCGGATAAGTTCTAAGCATCGTAAAAAGCGGCCACAAGATTATCAAAGGCAAAAGCATAGGTAAACATCCACCAAAAGGATTTACCTTTTTCTCTTGGTACAATTTCATTGTTTCCATGTTTAATTTTTGAGGGTCTTTAGCGTATTTCTTTTGAAGCTCCTCCACAAGAGGCTGTATTTCTTTCATCTTTTTCATTGTTCCCATTTGCTGTACATAAAAAGGCAAAAGCAATATCCTTATTAAAATTGTAAAAATAATTATAGCGATACCATAATTTCCTACATAATGATGTATAAATTCTAACAACTGTCCTAAATACATAGCAATTGTTGCCATAATATACCTCCAAAAATTTATTTTACAGGGTCGTATCCCCCAGGATTAAAGGGATTGCACCTTAAAATCCGCCAAATTGACATAATTCCGCCCTTTAAAAGTCCATGCTTTGATATTGCTTCTATAGAATATTGAGAACAAGTTGGGTAAAATCTACAAGCCCTTGGCTTCATAGGCGAAATATATCTTTGATACAACTTAATTAAAAAAATAACAACATTTTTCATCTTTCATTCCCCACATAAAGAGGTGTTTTCATAATCAATTTTCTCATGGAATTTTTTAAAGTGTGAAAATCA contains:
- a CDS encoding YidC/Oxa1 family membrane protein insertase is translated as MATIAMYLGQLLEFIHHYVGNYGIAIIIFTILIRILLLPFYVQQMGTMKKMKEIQPLVEELQKKYAKDPQKLNMETMKLYQEKKVNPFGGCLPMLLPLIILWPLFTMLRTYPAFSTASFLWMHSLAQKDPYYIIPILATVTTYISSAMVATDKSQNSMNIMMSIFMGWVTVSLPAGVGIYWVTSNIFQIVQQYFFLRESNTAKGGS
- the yidD gene encoding membrane protein insertion efficiency factor YidD yields the protein MKNVVIFLIKLYQRYISPMKPRACRFYPTCSQYSIEAISKHGLLKGGIMSIWRILRCNPFNPGGYDPVK